The Candidatus Poribacteria bacterium genome has a segment encoding these proteins:
- a CDS encoding LamG domain-containing protein — translation MIRFIISLIIAGCMFAHVSNAEIDPGSIVGAWLFDETGGKVAKDSSDNGNDGDLVGGAKWAKGKFGNAIELNGKDAWVTVPEIGPLEDFTLMKWFNSTGRVGLWRCFFNRDGWAAGYVHYQFRPDNKMEMAIHSNAPVRHPGWPDSDFTADKDILDEWFHLAVAYSSNDEEVRVYFDGELDAEGKWGPLPGEFGPGRIGSWDGGGREWEGLFDEMILFDVALEEDDIQMLMDNGLEATLAVEPAGKLTTNWGELKLGRTLNR, via the coding sequence ATGATTCGCTTTATAATCAGTTTAATCATTGCTGGTTGCATGTTTGCACACGTCAGCAACGCTGAAATCGATCCGGGATCTATTGTGGGCGCGTGGTTGTTTGATGAAACAGGTGGAAAAGTCGCCAAAGATTCATCCGACAATGGCAACGACGGCGACCTTGTTGGTGGTGCTAAATGGGCAAAGGGTAAATTTGGTAACGCCATTGAACTCAACGGCAAGGACGCTTGGGTCACTGTGCCAGAGATTGGACCGCTTGAGGACTTTACACTCATGAAATGGTTCAATTCGACAGGCAGGGTTGGATTGTGGAGATGCTTCTTCAATCGTGACGGTTGGGCTGCCGGATATGTCCATTATCAATTCCGTCCGGACAACAAGATGGAGATGGCTATCCATTCCAACGCCCCAGTCCGACATCCGGGGTGGCCCGATTCGGATTTCACGGCGGACAAAGACATCTTGGATGAATGGTTTCACCTCGCAGTTGCCTACAGCAGTAACGATGAAGAGGTCCGCGTCTACTTTGATGGCGAACTTGACGCAGAGGGTAAATGGGGACCTTTGCCAGGAGAATTTGGCCCCGGACGGATCGGCTCATGGGATGGCGGTGGAAGAGAATGGGAGGGTCTGTTCGACGAAATGATACTTTTCGATGTCGCACTGGAGGAAGATGACATCCAGATGCTCATGGATAACGGGTTAGAAGCCACGCTTGCTGTCGAACCGGCGGGTAAACTTACAACAAATTGGGGGGAACTTAAGTTAGGACGAACGCTAAACAGATAG